The following coding sequences lie in one Caproicibacterium argilliputei genomic window:
- a CDS encoding helix-turn-helix domain-containing protein yields the protein MAIGERIHFFRLLRGMTQKYLGTAVGFPERSADVRLAQYETGSRKPKSDLTAALAQVLDVSPQALDVPDIDSQIGLMHTLFTLEDVYGLTVSEADGEVCLKVNKDKGKEAYELLQMLYAWKEQADKLSAGKISKDDYDRWRYYYPKYDTTQLWAKVPSQELSDTLVEAFQDKLKKDE from the coding sequence ATGGCGATTGGTGAGAGAATCCATTTTTTCAGACTTCTGCGTGGTATGACGCAAAAATATCTTGGTACGGCTGTCGGTTTTCCCGAAAGGAGCGCCGATGTGCGCTTGGCGCAATATGAAACCGGCTCCCGCAAACCAAAGTCGGATTTAACGGCTGCACTGGCGCAGGTGCTTGATGTTTCCCCACAGGCTCTTGATGTTCCTGACATTGACAGTCAGATCGGTCTTATGCACACCTTATTTACCCTTGAAGATGTTTATGGGCTGACCGTCAGCGAAGCGGACGGGGAAGTTTGTCTGAAAGTCAACAAGGATAAGGGCAAAGAGGCTTACGAGTTGCTGCAAATGCTCTATGCTTGGAAAGAGCAGGCGGACAAGCTCTCTGCCGGTAAAATCAGCAAGGACGATTATGACCGCTGGCGTTACTACTATCCGAAATACGATACCACGCAGCTCTGGGCGAAAGTGCCCTCGCAAGAGTTAAGCGATACGCTGGTGGAGGCATTTCAGGACAAGCTCAAAAAAGATGAATAA
- a CDS encoding LysR family transcriptional regulator, with amino-acid sequence MGNRFIRADDVAQELNVSKPYAYKLIRKLNEELKAKGFITIAGRVNRQYFYERLYGAGKEKE; translated from the coding sequence ATGGGAAATAGATTTATCCGTGCCGATGATGTGGCTCAGGAACTCAATGTATCAAAGCCCTATGCCTATAAACTTATCAGAAAGCTGAACGAGGAACTGAAAGCAAAGGGTTTTATTACGATTGCAGGGCGTGTCAACCGCCAGTATTTTTATGAAAGGCTCTACGGAGCCGGAAAGGAGAAAGAGTAA
- a CDS encoding site-specific integrase has translation MPVFKNEDNGSWYVMARYVNWKGERKQKCKRGFATKKEAQEWERMFQLQNSSDLDMSFEAFTELYIRDVKNRLKENTWLTKEHIIRTKILPFFGKLKISEISTKEIITWQNEMLAYRDERKKPYSQTYLKTLHNQLSAIFNHAVRYYELRSNPAAKVRNMGSEEHREMLFWTKEEYKKFSFEMMDKPISFYAFEMLYWCGIREGELLALTPADFDFDKETVTINKSYQRLHGEDVITTPKTKKSNRTIKMPHFLCEEMQEYLGMLYGLKKKDRIFMVTKSYLHHEMDRGAKAAGVKRIRIHDLRHSHISLLIDMGFSAVAIADRVGHESIEITYQYAHLFPSKQTEMANKLDDLGKGDFENVG, from the coding sequence ATGCCGGTATTCAAAAATGAGGACAACGGTTCTTGGTATGTGATGGCAAGGTATGTGAACTGGAAAGGCGAGCGCAAGCAGAAATGCAAGCGTGGCTTTGCCACAAAGAAAGAAGCACAGGAATGGGAGCGAATGTTCCAGTTGCAGAATTCCTCTGACCTTGATATGAGTTTTGAAGCTTTCACGGAGCTGTATATCCGAGATGTGAAAAACCGCTTGAAGGAAAACACTTGGCTGACGAAGGAGCATATTATCCGCACAAAGATACTGCCCTTTTTCGGCAAGCTGAAAATCAGCGAGATTTCTACAAAAGAAATCATCACTTGGCAGAACGAAATGCTTGCCTATCGTGACGAGAGGAAAAAGCCTTATTCGCAGACTTATCTGAAAACGCTGCACAACCAGCTTTCCGCTATCTTTAACCACGCTGTACGCTATTATGAACTGCGCTCTAATCCAGCCGCAAAGGTGAGGAATATGGGTAGTGAAGAACACAGGGAAATGCTGTTCTGGACGAAAGAGGAGTACAAGAAGTTTTCTTTTGAGATGATGGACAAACCCATTTCCTTTTACGCCTTTGAAATGCTCTACTGGTGCGGTATCCGTGAAGGCGAGCTGCTGGCGCTGACTCCTGCGGACTTCGATTTTGACAAGGAAACGGTCACGATCAACAAGTCCTATCAGCGTCTGCACGGGGAAGATGTGATTACCACGCCGAAAACAAAGAAAAGCAACCGCACCATTAAAATGCCGCATTTTCTCTGTGAGGAAATGCAGGAGTATCTCGGTATGCTCTATGGCTTGAAGAAAAAAGACCGTATCTTTATGGTAACGAAAAGCTACCTTCATCACGAGATGGACAGAGGGGCGAAAGCCGCAGGCGTGAAGCGCATCCGCATTCACGACCTTCGTCACAGCCACATCAGTTTGCTGATCGATATGGGATTTTCGGCGGTGGCGATTGCCGACCGTGTAGGACATGAAAGCATTGAAATCACTTATCAATATGCACACCTGTTTCCGTCCAAGCAGACGGAAATGGCAAATAAATTGGACGATTTGGGGAAAGGAGATTTTGAAAATGTCGGCTAA
- a CDS encoding plasmid mobilization protein: MSAKNRDNKNRWRNITVGFRVSPEENELINKAVALSGLPKQEYCYRRCLNQDVVVQGNPRVYKALKQELAAVLAELQRIEAGNGIDEELLNVIELVSIILGGLKGEEQNE; encoded by the coding sequence ATGTCGGCTAAGAACAGAGATAACAAAAACCGTTGGAGAAATATTACAGTAGGGTTTCGGGTATCGCCCGAAGAAAATGAACTCATTAACAAGGCGGTTGCTTTATCGGGATTGCCGAAGCAGGAATACTGCTACCGCCGCTGTCTAAATCAGGATGTGGTTGTGCAGGGCAATCCGAGGGTGTATAAGGCTCTGAAACAGGAGCTTGCCGCCGTCCTTGCGGAGCTACAAAGGATTGAAGCGGGAAATGGCATAGATGAGGAACTACTCAATGTCATTGAACTGGTTTCTATTATTCTTGGCGGCTTGAAAGGAGAGGAACAGAATGAATAA
- a CDS encoding AAA family ATPase, which translates to MAELKIISMDEVPVEEVEWLWYPYIPFGKLTIIHGDGGEGKTTLALRLAALLSKGEALPYDDTEREPVKIIYQTAEDGLEDTIKPRLEAAEADCTQIKVIDESEAVLSMLDERIEKAIIEVGARVVILDPIQAYVGANINMNNANEVRNVMAQLGRIAEKYDCAVLLVGHMNKGSGNKSSYRGLGSIDFQASARSVLIVGRIKDNPQVRVMVQDKSSLAPEGEAIAFELDKENGFSWLGHYDISVDDLLSGIPKEKKSEQAENLILEYLSKGKYPQQALLKKAQAVGISKRVLDEAKKALNVQSVKEGSQWYWQLPEKTE; encoded by the coding sequence ATGGCTGAACTGAAAATTATCAGTATGGACGAAGTCCCTGTGGAAGAAGTGGAATGGCTCTGGTATCCCTATATCCCATTTGGAAAACTGACCATTATTCACGGTGACGGCGGCGAGGGGAAAACCACTTTGGCGTTAAGACTGGCGGCGCTTCTCTCTAAAGGAGAAGCACTGCCCTATGACGATACCGAGCGTGAGCCTGTTAAAATCATCTATCAAACTGCCGAGGATGGACTGGAAGATACCATCAAGCCGAGATTAGAAGCGGCTGAAGCAGACTGTACTCAAATCAAAGTCATAGATGAATCGGAAGCTGTACTTAGTATGCTGGATGAACGAATTGAAAAAGCAATTATAGAAGTCGGTGCAAGGGTGGTAATCCTTGATCCGATTCAGGCGTATGTCGGCGCAAATATCAATATGAACAACGCCAATGAAGTCCGTAATGTGATGGCACAGCTTGGAAGAATCGCAGAAAAATATGACTGTGCAGTTCTGCTTGTCGGTCATATGAACAAAGGTAGCGGTAACAAATCTTCTTACCGTGGACTTGGTTCCATTGATTTTCAGGCTTCGGCGAGAAGTGTTTTGATTGTTGGGAGAATTAAAGACAATCCGCAGGTCAGAGTGATGGTGCAGGACAAGTCTTCCCTTGCACCCGAAGGTGAAGCGATTGCCTTTGAACTGGACAAAGAAAACGGATTTAGTTGGCTCGGTCATTACGATATCTCAGTTGATGATTTGTTAAGCGGTATTCCGAAAGAAAAGAAATCCGAACAGGCTGAAAATTTAATACTCGAATATCTTTCCAAGGGCAAATATCCACAGCAGGCATTGCTGAAAAAAGCACAGGCGGTAGGTATCTCCAAGCGTGTGTTGGACGAGGCAAAGAAAGCGCTGAATGTCCAATCGGTTAAAGAGGGCAGTCAGTGGTACTGGCAGCTTCCCGAAAAAACAGAGTGA
- the istB gene encoding IS21-like element helper ATPase IstB — MYEEIELMMRQVKLGGMAKEWRSVQFESTEQYVTDLLKLEMKEREANRINRMVKTAGFRVLKTLDDFVWTPAIELPSGLTAEYMEELQFLTPKENLIFMGTVGTGKTHLATAIALKACQEGRRVRFYTAASLANILLEKNNKGTLNNYLSTLKKVELIVIDEIGFVPLHKDAAELLFQVISDCYERKSLIITSNLEFSQWNTVFGDNRLTAALVDRLIHHSHIVIFSGESYRLTQSMQRQRTH, encoded by the coding sequence ATGTATGAGGAAATTGAGCTGATGATGCGACAGGTGAAGTTGGGCGGCATGGCCAAGGAATGGCGCTCCGTCCAGTTTGAAAGTACAGAGCAATATGTGACCGACCTGCTGAAGCTGGAGATGAAAGAGCGTGAAGCCAACAGGATTAACCGCATGGTGAAAACCGCCGGTTTCCGTGTTCTGAAAACGCTGGATGACTTTGTGTGGACTCCCGCCATTGAGCTGCCCAGCGGCTTGACTGCCGAGTACATGGAGGAACTGCAATTTCTTACGCCCAAGGAGAATCTCATTTTTATGGGCACTGTTGGTACCGGCAAAACACATCTTGCCACAGCCATTGCCTTGAAAGCTTGCCAGGAAGGGCGGCGTGTCCGCTTTTATACGGCGGCGTCCCTTGCCAATATCCTGCTGGAGAAAAACAACAAAGGTACGCTGAACAACTATCTCAGCACACTGAAAAAAGTGGAGCTCATTGTGATTGACGAAATTGGTTTCGTGCCGCTGCACAAGGATGCCGCCGAGCTACTGTTTCAGGTAATCTCCGACTGCTACGAGCGAAAGAGCCTCATTATTACATCCAATCTGGAGTTCTCGCAGTGGAACACTGTCTTTGGCGACAACCGCCTGACGGCAGCGCTGGTTGACCGGCTGATCCACCATTCCCACATTGTAATCTTCTCCGGCGAGAGCTACCGGCTGACCCAGTCCATGCAACGCCAGCGTACCCACTGA
- the istA gene encoding IS21 family transposase yields the protein MAQVNNIKDLYENEDLSLREISRQTGHSFKTVQKYAYQLDWSEDNLPDTEPTSYPVLGDFIPVIDEWLEADHKIPRKQRHTVWRIFCRLRDEHGFGGSYSSVKKYVRKKRFVMNSKNSGYLPLEHTLGSGQVDFGKHLYYDGAGQEQDGYALTISFPNSNKGYTQTFPSQNQECLLTGMKRIFEHIGGVPPVLRFDNMSTAVVQVLKGTDRILTDGFTRFMMHYRFRAEFCNPASGNEKGNVENKVGYSRRNAFVPVPTITSFDDFNESLWDWCEKDAQRPHYKKKLLIEELWKEDEASLLRLPEYPFSVFRYASLTVNKNGFVTIETNKYGLSPMLSGETVQAKIFFDHVEFFHDHHPVGHYRRSYKANDEVFDWTQYVSVLCKKPGAIEHTRFFRQMPQQWQAFLEQTSGRERKNALQLLSEIVSDGNATLCNDALELAGENGRTDADSLRQCYYMIAKKEYRPDPLKLLGSPALHYNPNLSAYDGLMGGDANV from the coding sequence ATGGCTCAAGTAAATAATATCAAGGATCTGTACGAAAATGAAGACCTGAGTTTGCGAGAAATTTCCCGTCAAACAGGTCACAGCTTCAAGACCGTCCAAAAGTACGCCTACCAGCTCGACTGGAGCGAGGACAATCTGCCGGATACCGAGCCAACGAGCTATCCGGTGTTGGGAGATTTCATTCCCGTAATTGATGAATGGCTGGAAGCCGACCATAAGATCCCGCGCAAGCAGAGGCACACCGTTTGGAGGATTTTCTGCCGTTTGCGGGATGAGCACGGTTTCGGTGGCAGCTATTCCAGCGTAAAAAAGTACGTCCGCAAAAAGCGGTTTGTGATGAATTCCAAGAACAGTGGTTATTTGCCTCTGGAGCATACGCTGGGCAGTGGGCAAGTAGATTTCGGAAAGCATCTCTACTACGATGGTGCAGGGCAGGAGCAGGACGGCTATGCACTAACCATTTCCTTCCCGAATTCCAACAAAGGGTACACCCAAACTTTCCCCTCTCAGAACCAGGAATGCCTGCTTACCGGTATGAAACGTATCTTTGAGCATATTGGCGGCGTTCCGCCGGTGCTGCGCTTTGACAATATGTCCACCGCCGTTGTGCAGGTACTCAAGGGTACAGACCGAATTCTCACAGACGGCTTTACCCGCTTCATGATGCATTACCGTTTCCGTGCAGAATTCTGCAATCCAGCATCCGGCAACGAAAAAGGCAACGTGGAAAACAAGGTGGGTTACAGCCGCAGAAATGCCTTTGTGCCGGTTCCGACCATTACGTCCTTTGACGATTTTAATGAGTCCCTGTGGGATTGGTGCGAGAAAGATGCACAGCGCCCGCACTACAAGAAGAAGCTTCTGATTGAAGAGCTTTGGAAAGAGGATGAGGCAAGCCTGCTGCGGCTTCCGGAATACCCGTTCTCGGTGTTTCGCTATGCTTCGCTGACGGTAAACAAAAACGGCTTTGTAACCATTGAGACAAACAAGTACGGCCTTTCTCCCATGCTTTCCGGTGAAACGGTACAGGCAAAGATTTTCTTTGACCATGTGGAGTTTTTCCATGACCACCACCCGGTTGGACACTACCGCAGGAGCTACAAAGCCAATGATGAGGTGTTTGACTGGACGCAGTATGTGTCTGTGCTCTGCAAAAAGCCTGGTGCGATTGAACACACTCGCTTCTTCCGGCAGATGCCCCAGCAGTGGCAGGCTTTCCTGGAACAGACCAGCGGCAGGGAACGCAAGAACGCTCTCCAACTGCTCAGCGAAATTGTCTCCGACGGCAATGCTACTCTGTGCAACGATGCGCTGGAGCTTGCCGGGGAAAATGGCCGCACGGATGCGGACAGCCTCCGGCAGTGCTATTACATGATTGCAAAGAAGGAATACCGTCCTGATCCACTCAAGCTGCTCGGTTCCCCGGCACTGCATTACAATCCCAATCTTTCCGCCTACGACGGGCTGATGGGAGGTGACGCAAATGTATGA
- a CDS encoding plasmid recombination protein, with translation MENYYEKIRSSKQEKQFHELILQIGDKENMSAESESGELARQILDEYYRGFQERNPRLKVFSAHLHMDEATPHLHIDFIPFTTGSKRGLDTRVSLKQALAAQGFKSGSRGDTEWNQWVQSEKEQLAAVMERHGIEWEHKGTHEKHLSVLDYKKQERQKELEVLEDKLTEKKDEFRVMAYRIENFDNGERALKKLDESIMNEPEYQLPEPAAMMSARSYKAKFVEPLIAKLKSLIKTLFARYFKAIDSYNRLNVTNRNLYRENEKLSKINGKLTEENTRLRAENKDYSLLRRVFGHKQIDSLLEQARNLKGQKRDHTRSR, from the coding sequence ATAGAAAACTACTATGAAAAAATCCGCAGTTCCAAACAGGAAAAACAGTTTCACGAACTGATTTTGCAGATCGGCGATAAGGAAAATATGAGCGCCGAAAGCGAAAGCGGAGAGCTTGCCCGACAGATTTTAGATGAATACTATCGTGGGTTTCAGGAGCGAAACCCTCGGTTAAAAGTGTTCTCGGCTCATCTCCATATGGACGAAGCTACACCGCATTTGCACATTGATTTTATTCCCTTTACCACCGGCAGCAAGCGTGGACTGGATACAAGGGTGTCTCTGAAACAGGCGCTTGCGGCGCAGGGATTTAAGAGCGGAAGCCGTGGGGATACCGAGTGGAATCAATGGGTACAGTCCGAAAAAGAACAGCTCGCCGCCGTAATGGAACGCCACGGAATCGAGTGGGAACACAAGGGTACGCACGAAAAACATCTCTCTGTTCTGGACTACAAAAAACAGGAACGCCAAAAAGAGCTTGAAGTCTTAGAGGATAAGCTTACCGAGAAAAAAGATGAGTTTCGTGTGATGGCTTACCGTATTGAAAACTTTGATAACGGCGAAAGAGCGTTGAAGAAGCTTGATGAAAGTATCATGAACGAGCCTGAATATCAGCTCCCCGAGCCGGCTGCGATGATGTCGGCAAGAAGCTATAAGGCAAAGTTTGTCGAGCCGCTTATAGCTAAATTGAAATCGCTGATCAAAACCTTATTCGCACGGTATTTCAAGGCGATAGACAGCTATAACAGGCTTAATGTGACGAACAGGAATCTGTATCGGGAGAATGAAAAGCTCTCAAAAATCAACGGTAAGCTTACCGAAGAAAACACAAGACTGAGGGCTGAAAACAAAGATTATTCGTTGCTTCGCAGAGTATTCGGACACAAACAGATAGACAGCCTGCTTGAACAGGCGAGAAATCTCAAAGGTCAAAAGCGTGACCACACACGCTCAAGATAA
- a CDS encoding TnpV protein: MAKTIFEEMGGDYVRQGDYDLPCLSLPAEKENQLIGIWGQRHLRYLKQHRKVFYTNLLTSGKLNSYLADIDKQAEDRFLRLVEQMAEREGVTEQLKAENQMEWVGRMNNIRSRTMEIVNEEIIIK, from the coding sequence ATGGCAAAGACGATTTTTGAAGAAATGGGCGGCGATTATGTACGGCAGGGAGATTATGATCTCCCTTGCCTATCCTTACCCGCCGAAAAAGAAAACCAGCTCATTGGAATATGGGGGCAGCGGCATTTACGGTATCTTAAACAGCACCGCAAAGTGTTTTATACCAATCTGCTCACAAGCGGTAAACTGAACAGCTATCTTGCGGATATTGACAAGCAGGCTGAAGATAGGTTTCTTCGGCTGGTAGAGCAAATGGCAGAGCGTGAAGGTGTGACTGAGCAGCTAAAGGCGGAAAATCAGATGGAATGGGTTGGTAGGATGAATAATATCCGTAGCAGAACGATGGAGATTGTAAATGAAGAAATCATAATAAAATAA
- the dcm gene encoding DNA (cytosine-5-)-methyltransferase has translation MAVCYNNLWKLLIDKNMNKTELKEAAGISFNVMARMGKNETISFESIEKICAALQCNIGDIIEIVQDNHEEASPKTFTTIELFAGAGGLALGIEKAGFETLGLIEFDKDASDTLKCNRPNWRVINDDIANISCLDLKEYFGLAEGELDLLSGGAPCQSFSYAGKRLGLEDARGTLFYHYAKFLEQLQPKMFLFENVRGLLTHDRGRTYKTITDIFESTGYTIQKKVLNAWDYGVAQKRERLITIGIRNDLKDKVVFEFPAPHKYKPVLRDVLLDCPKSEGASYSEYKRKIFELVPPGGYWRDIPEDIAKEYMKSCWNMEGGRTGILRRLSLDEPSLTVLTSPSQKQTDRCHPLEARPFTIRENARCQSFPDDWQFCGSVGQQYKQVGNAVPVNLAYEIAVKIREALESL, from the coding sequence GTGGCTGTTTGCTATAACAACCTTTGGAAACTTCTTATAGATAAAAATATGAATAAAACAGAGCTCAAAGAAGCAGCAGGCATTAGTTTCAATGTAATGGCTCGTATGGGTAAAAATGAGACGATTTCATTTGAAAGTATTGAAAAAATTTGTGCTGCATTACAATGCAACATTGGAGATATTATTGAGATTGTTCAAGATAATCACGAAGAGGCTTCCCCTAAAACCTTCACAACGATAGAGTTGTTTGCTGGTGCGGGCGGATTGGCACTTGGCATTGAAAAAGCTGGATTTGAGACATTGGGACTCATTGAATTTGATAAAGACGCCTCTGACACATTGAAATGTAATCGTCCAAATTGGCGTGTTATTAACGATGATATAGCAAATATCTCTTGTCTTGATTTAAAAGAGTATTTCGGACTTGCTGAGGGCGAGCTTGATCTACTGTCTGGCGGCGCTCCGTGCCAAAGCTTTTCTTATGCTGGAAAGCGATTGGGATTAGAGGATGCTCGTGGAACTCTCTTTTATCATTACGCAAAATTCTTAGAGCAATTGCAGCCCAAGATGTTCCTGTTTGAGAATGTGAGAGGGTTGCTTACCCATGACAGAGGGCGCACCTATAAAACGATTACAGACATTTTTGAAAGTACTGGATACACCATTCAAAAAAAGGTATTGAATGCTTGGGATTATGGGGTTGCTCAAAAACGAGAACGACTTATTACGATAGGTATCCGCAATGATTTGAAAGATAAAGTGGTTTTTGAATTTCCTGCTCCCCATAAGTATAAACCTGTTCTGCGAGATGTTTTGCTTGACTGTCCGAAAAGTGAGGGCGCTTCCTACTCGGAATATAAACGAAAAATATTTGAGCTGGTTCCCCCCGGTGGATACTGGCGTGATATTCCCGAAGATATTGCAAAAGAATATATGAAAAGTTGCTGGAATATGGAAGGCGGAAGGACTGGAATTTTAAGGAGGTTGAGCTTAGATGAACCTTCACTTACTGTTCTAACCTCTCCAAGCCAAAAGCAAACTGATCGTTGCCACCCATTGGAGGCTCGTCCGTTTACAATTAGAGAAAATGCACGATGCCAGAGTTTTCCTGATGATTGGCAATTCTGCGGGAGTGTAGGACAGCAATATAAACAAGTTGGTAATGCTGTCCCGGTTAATTTGGCATATGAAATTGCAGTAAAAATAAGAGAAGCATTGGAGAGTTTATGA
- a CDS encoding Eco47II family restriction endonuclease, with amino-acid sequence MWNLTFISEEDFTSHVKATIEKYGEKLESFDLKRFNKNIIDPIKLIFDKTVYQSSWEEIVSNEIFRQRDKSNNNDIGYFHQRIFQYIKNCHVPPNGEEGGWDVIYENPDGISIPDAGIVHTVYVEMKNKHNTMNSASAGKTFIKMQNQLLNDDDCACFLVEAIAQRSQNIKWETTVDKKKVGHKLIRRVSLDKFYALVTGQEDAFYQMCMILPSVIEKVVKELEGTIVPHDTVIDELRAMASEQNIESEDLAIAMAVYMLGFGSYKGFTKK; translated from the coding sequence ATGTGGAATTTAACTTTTATAAGTGAAGAAGATTTTACTAGTCATGTAAAAGCTACTATCGAAAAATACGGAGAAAAGCTGGAATCATTTGATTTAAAGCGCTTCAATAAAAATATCATTGATCCGATTAAGCTAATTTTTGACAAGACTGTATATCAATCTTCTTGGGAAGAAATTGTGAGCAATGAAATTTTTCGCCAAAGGGACAAGTCTAATAACAATGATATTGGATATTTTCACCAGCGAATTTTTCAGTATATTAAGAACTGTCATGTTCCGCCTAATGGGGAAGAAGGCGGTTGGGATGTAATTTATGAAAATCCTGATGGCATTTCTATTCCCGATGCAGGAATTGTACATACTGTTTATGTGGAAATGAAAAACAAGCATAATACAATGAACTCTGCTTCGGCGGGTAAAACCTTTATAAAAATGCAAAATCAGTTGTTAAATGATGACGATTGTGCTTGCTTTTTAGTAGAAGCGATTGCACAGCGTTCTCAAAATATCAAATGGGAAACAACTGTTGATAAGAAAAAGGTTGGCCATAAGCTTATTCGAAGAGTAAGTCTTGACAAATTTTATGCTTTAGTAACAGGGCAAGAAGATGCCTTTTATCAAATGTGTATGATACTGCCGTCTGTTATCGAAAAGGTAGTCAAAGAGCTGGAAGGCACAATCGTCCCGCATGATACTGTTATTGATGAGCTGAGAGCCATGGCGAGTGAGCAGAATATCGAATCGGAAGATTTGGCAATCGCAATGGCCGTGTATATGCTCGGTTTTGGAAGTTATAAGGGATTTACTAAAAAATAA
- a CDS encoding AAA family ATPase, with protein MSTLFFYKKDQFFNFKSTQTAAGFEFLSMSQLLSSQKIDGLDAHQQYYIDISSTVSFVKANDSQLLNFEQLFNSFGENISFICDKAYERDVKYSFRYVFNNFSDVEAESDELKDEVEESTVNKTATVKKITDLEDSELDAFFANFNARLYGHERFKKEFKEIVESFRVFNKLGEHKILSLFLMGDSGVGKTEVARSIHKALGSRAKLAKVNFGNYSSHDALNSLIGSPLGYIGSDGGELVKRMNESDVGLILIDEFEKADSAVFNYFLDVLENGKIVNSQAEEYDVNGYIIVFTSNISKENFKKKISPELRSRFDYKGMFNLLTDEDKIKFVHFRVNQIIDKYREFVSKDLPKRIHDEVVAAIDVTQFKNMRDLNKKIKDTFVEQIKDTSRISMQNRL; from the coding sequence ATGAGTACATTATTCTTCTATAAAAAAGATCAGTTTTTCAATTTCAAATCTACACAAACAGCTGCTGGATTTGAATTTCTAAGTATGTCTCAGTTGCTATCGTCTCAAAAAATTGACGGTTTAGATGCGCATCAGCAATATTATATTGATATTTCTTCTACGGTCAGTTTTGTAAAAGCTAATGACTCGCAATTACTGAATTTTGAGCAACTGTTTAACAGCTTTGGTGAAAATATTTCTTTTATATGCGATAAAGCTTACGAAAGGGATGTAAAATATAGTTTCCGATATGTATTTAATAATTTTTCGGATGTTGAAGCTGAAAGTGATGAGCTCAAAGATGAGGTTGAAGAATCGACTGTTAACAAAACTGCTACTGTCAAAAAAATAACCGATTTAGAGGATTCTGAATTGGATGCTTTCTTTGCAAATTTCAATGCTAGATTATATGGTCATGAACGATTTAAAAAAGAATTTAAAGAGATTGTTGAATCTTTTCGAGTGTTTAATAAATTGGGCGAACATAAAATCTTATCGTTATTCTTAATGGGTGATTCGGGTGTTGGTAAAACTGAAGTGGCTCGTTCTATACATAAAGCTTTAGGTAGTAGAGCTAAATTGGCAAAAGTAAATTTCGGAAATTACAGTAGTCACGATGCCTTAAACAGTTTGATTGGTAGTCCACTCGGATATATAGGTAGTGATGGTGGAGAGCTTGTTAAACGAATGAATGAATCAGATGTTGGCTTAATTCTAATAGATGAGTTTGAGAAAGCTGATAGTGCTGTCTTCAACTATTTTCTTGATGTGTTGGAAAATGGGAAAATAGTAAATTCTCAAGCAGAGGAATATGATGTAAATGGATATATTATAGTGTTTACTTCCAATATCAGCAAAGAAAATTTCAAAAAGAAGATATCACCTGAGCTACGATCCAGATTTGATTATAAAGGGATGTTCAATCTTCTTACTGATGAAGATAAGATTAAATTTGTACATTTTAGAGTAAATCAAATTATAGATAAGTACCGAGAATTCGTTTCCAAAGATTTACCTAAAAGAATACACGATGAAGTAGTAGCTGCTATTGATGTGACACAGTTCAAAAATATGAGAGATTTGAACAAGAAAATCAAAGATACTTTTGTCGAGCAAATCAAGGATACATCTCGAATTTCTATGCAAAATCGTTTATAA
- a CDS encoding GH36 C-terminal domain-containing protein gives MWLQFIGTLYRLLNPFYGNEAAWCFVSSNADRAVFFYFNILSQPAARQRVIRLRGINSKMKYEIRDENNDVIGSFFGDELMNVGITMPMFFGDFGSCFLLIRSV, from the coding sequence ATGTGGTTGCAGTTCATTGGAACTCTGTACCGCCTTTTAAATCCTTTTTACGGAAACGAAGCAGCCTGGTGCTTCGTTTCATCAAATGCTGACCGAGCTGTGTTTTTTTATTTCAATATCTTGTCGCAACCGGCTGCACGCCAGAGGGTCATACGTTTACGGGGAATCAATTCCAAAATGAAGTACGAAATACGGGACGAAAACAATGACGTGATCGGTTCCTTTTTCGGCGATGAGCTTATGAACGTGGGCATCACTATGCCAATGTTTTTTGGGGATTTTGGGTCTTGCTTTCTTTTAATAAGAAGCGTATAA